The Acinetobacter defluvii genome includes a region encoding these proteins:
- a CDS encoding DEAD/DEAH box helicase — protein MSKTFADFPLDESLHKALESLGFTTPTPVQEQSIPAALEGKDLLVSSQTGSGKTAAFLLPTLNVLAGQDTFVPFKERMKAVTQPNILVISPTRELAQQVCQDAIAFVRHMKGVRIAAIMGGMPFGKQIQQLKGAQVVVATPGRLLDLVNRRQIKLDKVDSLIVDEADRMLDLGFSEDLEAISDLAANRKQTLMFSATFAPRIINLAERMMNDPERIAIETGHSTNTDITQTLHWTDGFEHKKKLLTHWLNEEDLDQAVVFASTQEDTDMLAEELTEAGLSVVALHGAMPQTVRNRRLRSIREGRAKILVATDVAARGLDVPTISHVINFGLPMKNEDYVHRIGRTGRAGRTGKAITLATYRERGKIRALEDYLETRLDVSEIEGLEPSPPPARGSRDGRGRNGGGRGRDGGRGFGGGRGRDGGRRFEGESNFKRREGGFEDRPRRNFDDKPRGERPAFGEDRPRREFNNDRPRREGGFEDRPRREFNNDRPRREGGFEDRPRREFNNDRPRREGGFNDKPRFDSNDDNRGNRVDYKPRREGGFGDRPKRSFGEDRPRRDFGADRPQRSFGDDRPKRSFGEDRPRREGGDRRRKFND, from the coding sequence ATGAGCAAAACTTTTGCTGATTTTCCTTTAGACGAGTCATTACATAAAGCACTCGAATCTCTTGGTTTTACTACACCTACACCTGTTCAAGAACAATCAATTCCAGCGGCTTTAGAAGGTAAAGACCTTTTAGTATCTAGCCAAACTGGTTCTGGTAAAACAGCAGCTTTTTTATTGCCAACATTAAACGTTTTAGCAGGACAAGACACATTTGTTCCTTTTAAAGAACGCATGAAAGCAGTAACACAACCTAATATTTTGGTGATTTCTCCAACGCGTGAACTTGCACAACAAGTGTGTCAAGACGCAATTGCATTTGTACGTCACATGAAAGGTGTTCGTATCGCTGCAATCATGGGTGGTATGCCATTTGGTAAACAAATTCAACAATTAAAAGGCGCGCAAGTTGTTGTTGCAACGCCAGGTCGTTTACTTGACCTTGTTAATCGTCGTCAGATCAAACTTGATAAAGTTGATTCTTTAATTGTGGACGAAGCTGACCGTATGCTTGACTTAGGTTTCTCTGAAGACCTAGAAGCAATTAGCGACTTAGCTGCAAACCGTAAACAAACATTAATGTTCTCTGCAACATTTGCACCACGTATCATTAACCTTGCTGAACGCATGATGAATGATCCTGAGCGTATTGCGATTGAAACAGGACATTCTACTAATACAGATATTACCCAAACTTTACATTGGACAGATGGCTTTGAGCATAAGAAAAAATTGCTTACCCATTGGTTAAATGAAGAAGATTTGGATCAAGCAGTGGTATTTGCGTCTACTCAAGAAGACACAGATATGCTTGCTGAAGAATTAACAGAAGCGGGTCTTTCTGTTGTTGCGCTCCACGGTGCAATGCCGCAAACAGTTCGTAACCGTCGTTTACGCAGTATCCGCGAAGGTCGTGCAAAAATCTTAGTTGCAACTGACGTTGCAGCACGTGGTTTAGACGTACCTACGATTTCGCACGTGATTAACTTTGGTCTTCCAATGAAAAACGAAGACTATGTACACCGTATCGGTCGTACAGGTCGTGCAGGTCGTACAGGTAAAGCGATTACATTGGCGACTTATCGTGAACGCGGTAAAATCCGTGCTTTAGAAGATTATCTAGAAACACGTTTAGACGTGTCTGAAATCGAAGGTTTAGAGCCATCTCCACCACCTGCACGTGGTAGCCGTGATGGTCGTGGTCGCAATGGCGGTGGTCGTGGTCGTGATGGCGGTCGTGGCTTCGGCGGTGGTCGTGGTCGTGATGGTGGTCGTCGTTTCGAAGGCGAAAGCAATTTTAAACGTCGCGAAGGTGGTTTTGAAGATCGTCCACGTCGTAATTTTGATGACAAACCACGTGGTGAACGTCCAGCATTTGGTGAAGATCGTCCACGTCGTGAGTTTAATAATGACCGTCCACGTCGTGAAGGTGGCTTTGAGGATCGTCCACGCCGCGAGTTTAACAATGACCGCCCACGCCGTGAAGGTGGTTTTGAAGATCGTCCACGTCGCGAGTTCAATAATGATCGTCCACGCCGTGAAGGTGGTTTTAATGATAAACCACGTTTTGACTCGAATGATGACAACCGTGGCAACCGTGTAGATTACAAACCACGCCGTGAAGGTGGTTTTGGTGATCGCCCTAAACGTTCATTTGGTGAAGATCGCCCACGTCGTGATTTTGGTGCCGATCGTCCGCAACGTTCTTTTGGTGATGACCGTCCTAAGCGTTCATTCGGTGAAGATCGTCCACGTCGTGAAGGTGGCGATCGTCGTCGTAAATTTAACGACTAA
- a CDS encoding ABC transporter ATP-binding protein, whose protein sequence is MNNQSLLDAQALIEIKNLSFNRGERVIYDNVNLKIRRGQITAIMGPSGTGKTTLLRLIGGQLTPDQGEVLLDGKNIATMSRNELFTARARMGMLFQSGALFTDMTVYENVAFPLRAHTKLPENLIAELVALKLESVGLRGAEKLMPSELSGGMNRRVALARAIALDPDLIMYDEPFAGQDPIVKGVLTRLIRSLREALDLTTIIVSHDVDETLSIADYIYVVAEGKVQGEGTPAELKQHASAFVQQFLTGSIEGPVDYQFSHQAYLSNEVRS, encoded by the coding sequence ATGAATAATCAATCACTTCTCGATGCACAAGCTTTAATCGAAATAAAAAATTTAAGCTTTAACAGAGGGGAACGTGTCATTTATGACAATGTGAATTTAAAAATTCGTCGTGGGCAAATTACCGCAATTATGGGACCATCTGGAACAGGTAAAACTACTTTGCTGCGTTTGATCGGAGGACAGTTAACACCTGACCAAGGTGAAGTGCTGCTGGATGGTAAAAATATTGCAACCATGTCTCGTAATGAGTTGTTTACAGCGCGTGCACGTATGGGAATGTTATTCCAAAGTGGTGCGTTATTTACAGACATGACTGTGTATGAAAATGTCGCCTTTCCGCTTCGCGCACATACCAAATTGCCTGAAAACTTGATTGCAGAATTAGTCGCATTAAAATTAGAATCAGTCGGTTTACGTGGTGCTGAAAAGCTGATGCCATCAGAACTTTCTGGCGGGATGAATCGCCGTGTAGCTTTGGCACGTGCCATTGCCTTAGATCCCGATTTGATTATGTATGATGAACCCTTTGCAGGACAAGACCCGATTGTTAAAGGGGTTTTGACGCGTTTAATTCGTTCATTACGTGAAGCATTGGATTTAACGACGATTATTGTGTCGCATGATGTGGATGAAACATTATCCATTGCGGACTATATTTATGTGGTGGCTGAAGGAAAAGTGCAAGGTGAAGGTACACCAGCTGAATTAAAACAACATGCTTCCGCATTTGTACAACAATTTTTAACAGGTTCAATCGAAGGGCCTGTTGATTATCAATTTAGTCATCAGGCTTATTTAAGCAATGAGGTACGTTCATGA
- the mlaE gene encoding lipid asymmetry maintenance ABC transporter permease subunit MlaE — protein sequence MNAIALLGRRVLERVQGIGVATQMLLRILFSMPSLLGVKLFIYQMYRVGVLSLLITAVSGLFIGLVIGLQGYSILVNIGSEAMLGTMVSLTLLRELAPVVAALLFAGRAGSALTAEIGLMKATEQLSSMEMIGVDPLKRIVSPRLWAGIVSLPMLSVIFAAIGIMGGKMVGVDFLGVDEGSFWSGMQSSVQFGKDVLNGTIIKSFVFALICTWIAVYQGYACVPTSEGIATSTTRTVVYSSLCVLGFDFVLTAVMFGGV from the coding sequence ATGAATGCTATTGCCTTATTAGGTAGACGCGTTTTAGAACGTGTTCAGGGAATAGGGGTTGCAACGCAGATGTTGCTGCGCATTTTATTCTCTATGCCTTCGTTATTGGGCGTGAAACTTTTTATTTATCAGATGTATCGTGTGGGTGTGCTTTCACTTTTGATCACGGCAGTATCTGGTTTATTTATTGGTTTGGTGATTGGTTTACAAGGCTACTCGATTTTAGTCAATATTGGTTCTGAGGCAATGCTTGGAACGATGGTGTCATTGACCTTGTTACGTGAGCTTGCACCTGTGGTTGCCGCTTTACTTTTTGCTGGACGTGCAGGCTCAGCTCTGACTGCTGAAATTGGTTTGATGAAAGCCACCGAGCAACTTTCTAGTATGGAAATGATCGGGGTTGATCCTTTAAAACGAATCGTTTCTCCACGCTTATGGGCAGGTATTGTGAGTTTACCCATGCTTTCCGTGATTTTCGCTGCAATTGGTATTATGGGCGGAAAAATGGTGGGTGTTGACTTTTTAGGTGTCGATGAAGGTTCTTTTTGGAGTGGAATGCAAAGTAGCGTCCAATTCGGAAAAGATGTACTCAATGGCACCATTATCAAAAGTTTTGTTTTTGCATTAATTTGTACTTGGATTGCAGTATATCAAGGCTACGCCTGTGTACCAACATCTGAAGGTATCGCAACATCTACGACACGTACTGTTGTGTATTCATCATTATGTGTATTAGGTTTTGATTTCGTGTTGACTGCGGTCATGTTCGGAGGGGTTTAA
- the mlaD gene encoding outer membrane lipid asymmetry maintenance protein MlaD, producing the protein MKSRTSELAVGIFVIIFGVALFFLAMKVSGLVGTNLKDSYTMTATFDNVNGLKPRAKVTMSGVKIGQVDSISLDPVTRLATVKFDLDGSLTSFNPTQLKTVQQNALEELRYSSDYQAADPKKQKEMEQQLLNNMKSITSIDEDAYIMVATNGLLGEKYLKVVPGGGLNYVKRGESVSNTQGTMDLEDLISKFITGGAGKSSEGASGSQGASASNEATDAQTSFVE; encoded by the coding sequence ATGAAATCACGTACTAGTGAGCTGGCCGTAGGTATTTTTGTTATTATTTTCGGTGTTGCTCTATTTTTCTTGGCAATGAAAGTCAGTGGTTTGGTCGGTACTAATCTCAAAGATAGTTATACAATGACTGCTACTTTTGACAATGTGAATGGACTTAAGCCGCGTGCGAAAGTGACCATGAGCGGTGTGAAAATTGGACAGGTTGATTCTATTTCACTTGATCCTGTGACACGCTTAGCAACGGTTAAATTCGATTTGGATGGTTCTCTCACCAGTTTTAATCCTACTCAATTAAAGACTGTGCAACAAAATGCTTTAGAAGAGTTGCGTTATAGTTCGGACTATCAAGCTGCTGATCCAAAGAAACAAAAAGAAATGGAACAGCAACTATTGAATAACATGAAATCCATCACAAGTATCGATGAAGATGCTTACATAATGGTTGCAACCAATGGTCTCTTGGGAGAGAAATATCTCAAAGTGGTACCAGGTGGTGGCTTAAACTATGTTAAACGTGGTGAGAGCGTTTCAAATACGCAAGGTACAATGGATTTGGAAGACCTTATTTCTAAATTTATTACTGGTGGTGCAGGGAAATCATCAGAGGGTGCATCAGGTTCACAAGGTGCATCTGCGTCGAATGAAGCAACAGATGCACAAACATCTTTTGTTGAATAA
- a CDS encoding MlaC/ttg2D family ABC transporter substrate-binding protein, giving the protein MNMLLKQTFTATVLATMVATAANAAPAEAPSAFIKRVADGLISRLKVDHAKLQSNPAAVKAIVRQNLDPYVDGQAFTRIVMGTYATNQYSNAAQRAKFEQNFRNTLIENYGSAFAKYTNQTYTMRPFKDTGSKNPVVTIDFNNKGEKIPVSFQLADHGSQWKIRNINVSGIDLGLQFRNQFAANVKRNGGDIDKAIATFEPDADAAVNKK; this is encoded by the coding sequence ATGAATATGTTATTAAAACAAACTTTTACAGCAACAGTTTTAGCAACCATGGTCGCAACTGCTGCGAATGCTGCCCCTGCAGAAGCCCCTTCAGCTTTTATTAAGCGTGTAGCAGATGGCTTGATTTCACGTTTAAAAGTGGATCATGCAAAACTACAAAGCAATCCTGCTGCGGTAAAAGCGATTGTACGTCAAAACCTTGATCCATATGTAGACGGTCAAGCATTTACACGTATTGTGATGGGGACATATGCCACAAACCAATACAGTAATGCTGCACAACGTGCTAAGTTTGAGCAAAATTTCCGTAATACTTTGATTGAAAACTACGGTTCAGCTTTTGCTAAATACACCAACCAAACTTACACAATGCGTCCATTTAAAGATACTGGTAGTAAAAACCCAGTGGTAACCATCGACTTTAATAACAAAGGCGAGAAAATCCCTGTGTCATTCCAGTTGGCTGATCATGGTTCACAATGGAAAATCCGTAACATCAATGTGTCAGGTATTGATCTAGGCTTGCAGTTCCGCAATCAATTTGCTGCAAACGTAAAACGTAATGGTGGCGATATTGACAAAGCCATTGCAACATTTGAGCCAGATGCAGATGCAGCCGTAAATAAAAAATAA
- a CDS encoding STAS domain-containing protein — protein MIEFKDQEMYVSGKIAYDNAEQIYLNGLKMIQTENKFPLTVNLSNLQHGSTLVLSVLVQWLRQTPNQQGLQFKAVPEKMMKIIQACHLQDDLKII, from the coding sequence GTGATTGAATTTAAAGATCAGGAAATGTATGTCAGTGGTAAAATTGCCTATGACAATGCTGAACAAATTTATTTAAATGGTTTGAAGATGATTCAGACTGAAAATAAATTTCCTTTAACTGTAAATTTGTCAAATTTACAGCACGGCAGCACCTTAGTTTTGTCTGTATTGGTGCAATGGTTACGTCAAACACCGAACCAGCAAGGTTTACAGTTTAAAGCTGTTCCTGAAAAAATGATGAAGATCATCCAAGCCTGCCATTTACAAGATGATTTAAAAATTATCTGA
- a CDS encoding magnesium and cobalt transport protein CorA: MLEAFYATERGSLEDATINGGFDLHPELVWIDLIAPSQEEQEWVLDAYAQNFPTLKSLEDISSSARFYRDDDGILHISTYFLTKNKNYQVEGDPEDSSNMLATVQTVAFILHKGRLFTLRGEKLVAFRAFRARARRNDYDIDYKDPTWILLGLLEAKLDELADILEDVHKDLELYSTEVLNVRHREQILDLDDMITRLAQKEDMIGKAQLCLIDLRRVLTFLSRPRALGSHIYDADIRELSEDVRSLVEHDAFLFQKVRFLLDTTSGFINTEQNDTIRRFSILPSMLAPPMLIASIYGMNTEVLPFAHGTTSFIVVISILIAFFVGPLIYFRWKKWI, translated from the coding sequence ATGCTTGAAGCCTTTTATGCCACTGAGCGCGGTAGTTTGGAAGATGCCACCATTAACGGTGGATTTGATCTACACCCAGAACTGGTGTGGATTGATCTTATTGCACCTTCACAAGAAGAACAAGAATGGGTATTGGACGCTTACGCGCAAAACTTTCCAACACTCAAATCATTGGAAGACATTTCTTCATCTGCTCGATTTTATCGTGATGATGATGGTATTTTACATATCAGTACCTATTTTTTAACGAAAAATAAAAACTATCAAGTCGAGGGTGATCCTGAAGACTCAAGCAATATGCTTGCTACAGTACAAACAGTCGCTTTTATTTTGCATAAAGGTCGTTTGTTTACGCTACGTGGTGAAAAACTTGTGGCTTTTCGGGCGTTTCGAGCACGTGCTCGACGTAATGATTATGATATCGATTATAAAGATCCGACTTGGATTTTATTAGGTTTACTTGAAGCTAAACTCGATGAGCTTGCGGATATCTTAGAAGATGTCCACAAGGACTTAGAGTTATACTCTACCGAAGTTCTCAATGTGCGCCATCGTGAGCAAATTCTTGATCTTGATGACATGATTACCCGTCTTGCGCAAAAAGAAGATATGATTGGGAAAGCACAACTCTGTCTAATTGACTTACGTCGCGTCCTCACTTTTCTTTCTCGTCCACGTGCGTTAGGGAGTCATATTTATGATGCTGACATCCGAGAATTAAGCGAAGATGTTCGATCATTGGTAGAGCATGATGCTTTCTTATTTCAAAAAGTTCGCTTCTTGCTAGATACCACTTCTGGCTTCATTAACACTGAGCAGAATGACACGATTCGTCGATTCTCCATTTTACCCAGTATGCTTGCACCACCAATGCTGATTGCCAGTATTTATGGAATGAACACAGAAGTACTGCCTTTTGCACATGGTACAACCAGTTTTATTGTGGTGATTAGCATCTTGATTGCATTCTTTGTTGGTCCACTGATTTACTTCAGATGGAAAAAATGGATTTGA
- a CDS encoding LOG family protein, whose translation MNSIAIFCGSSLGSDQIFADIAKLTGETIARQGKTLVYGGGRSGLMGIVADSALAAGGQVIGVIPQGLVDRELAHPHLTELYIVKNMHERKTKISELSDGFIALPGGAGTIEEIFEQWTWAQLGIHLKPCAFLNVEGFYDDLLKFIQLTTDKGFSRARFTDVLIHSPSLEDILNRLEHYQAPEPKWGVKDREELVKLEDQDKTFD comes from the coding sequence ATGAATTCTATTGCAATTTTCTGTGGTTCATCGTTAGGTTCTGATCAAATCTTTGCAGATATTGCCAAACTGACTGGCGAAACAATCGCCAGACAAGGTAAAACTTTGGTCTATGGCGGTGGACGTTCTGGCTTAATGGGCATTGTGGCAGATAGTGCATTGGCAGCAGGTGGGCAAGTGATTGGGGTTATTCCGCAGGGTTTAGTCGACCGTGAACTGGCACATCCGCACCTAACCGAGCTTTATATTGTGAAAAATATGCATGAACGCAAAACCAAAATATCTGAGCTTTCGGATGGTTTTATTGCTTTACCAGGAGGGGCGGGTACGATTGAGGAGATTTTTGAACAATGGACATGGGCACAATTGGGTATTCATTTAAAACCATGCGCATTTTTAAATGTTGAAGGGTTTTATGATGATTTATTAAAGTTTATTCAACTCACGACAGATAAAGGCTTTTCGCGAGCACGATTTACTGACGTACTTATCCATTCACCATCTTTAGAAGATATTTTAAACCGACTTGAACACTATCAAGCACCTGAACCAAAATGGGGCGTAAAAGACCGAGAAGAGCTAGTAAAATTAGAAGATCAGGATAAGACTTTTGATTAA
- a CDS encoding NUDIX hydrolase, whose protein sequence is MNIITVAAAIILNEKNQLLLVRKKNTQFFMQVGGKLEPNEEPQQTMLREIKEEIGANAKIEQFVGRFETQAANEAGHQLVSYVYQVNLHQAPRINAEIAEMKWIDLDDKQTLLAPLTKEIVIPWCKANLV, encoded by the coding sequence ATGAATATTATTACTGTTGCTGCGGCAATCATTCTCAATGAAAAAAATCAATTGTTGCTCGTCCGCAAGAAAAATACCCAATTCTTTATGCAAGTGGGCGGTAAACTTGAGCCAAATGAAGAACCTCAACAAACTATGTTGCGTGAAATTAAAGAAGAAATAGGAGCAAATGCCAAAATTGAACAGTTTGTTGGACGTTTTGAAACACAAGCTGCCAATGAAGCAGGGCATCAATTGGTCAGTTATGTGTATCAGGTCAATCTCCACCAAGCCCCTCGAATTAATGCTGAAATTGCTGAGATGAAGTGGATTGATTTGGATGATAAACAAACTTTGCTTGCACCATTAACCAAAGAGATTGTGATTCCGTGGTGTAAGGCAAATCTTGTTTAA
- a CDS encoding ComF family protein — MLSFINQLFHKGVQSISPCLLCGIDRQQQHSLCSNCWEQLPWYRQHIQRHEHNILCAHHYDFPIDRIIQTYKYEQQLQYQNLLAHSLLNLRTPKVQAIVPMPISTERLKERGYNQMLIIANIMAKELKVPVWQPVIRAAQHSQKGLSRLERLENIEDQFQIIQTEKRKHKKVLIIDDVVTTGSSIHALSQALEKLGCQQIYTACIAAGGIKQRSQLEESATNFKEYN; from the coding sequence ATGCTCTCATTCATTAACCAACTGTTCCACAAAGGCGTACAAAGCATCTCCCCTTGCCTACTCTGTGGCATTGACCGCCAACAACAGCATTCGCTTTGTAGCAACTGTTGGGAACAATTGCCGTGGTACAGACAACATATCCAGCGTCATGAACACAACATACTTTGCGCACATCACTATGACTTTCCGATTGATCGAATTATTCAAACTTACAAATACGAACAACAACTACAATATCAAAACCTTTTAGCGCATAGTTTACTGAATTTAAGAACTCCCAAAGTTCAAGCCATTGTGCCGATGCCCATTTCCACAGAACGACTAAAAGAACGTGGTTATAACCAAATGTTGATCATTGCCAATATCATGGCAAAAGAACTGAAAGTACCCGTTTGGCAACCCGTGATCCGAGCTGCACAACATTCACAAAAAGGCTTAAGCCGACTTGAACGATTAGAAAATATTGAAGATCAATTTCAAATCATTCAAACAGAAAAACGAAAACACAAAAAAGTACTGATTATTGATGATGTGGTCACAACAGGAAGTTCGATTCATGCCCTGAGCCAAGCTTTAGAAAAACTCGGCTGTCAGCAGATTTATACTGCATGTATTGCAGCAGGAGGAATTAAACAACGTTCTCAGCTTGAAGAATCTGCGACCAATTTCAAAGAGTATAATTAA
- the recG gene encoding ATP-dependent DNA helicase RecG → MATVHQLQGVGNAAAALLEKLNIFTTDDLLFHLPRDYEDRSTIIAMNQLQVGRSYLMEGVVKSIDMPPGKRKSMAILLQDDFGKVTLRFYHIYKALTDRAKAGNRLRIFGEVRVGARGLELYHPEIQLITEHTPLPQTELTAIYPATDGLTQPKLREYIKQALNHHADDLPELLPEKFTNGYALKQALEYIHHPPVDANMLQLSQGSHPAQQRLIFEELVAHQISLLTRRAYIQQIAAPSFSYSKSFAKQLLASLPFEMTNAQKRVSNEIAKDLKQNKPMLRLVQGDVGAGKTLVAGVAACHALEEGWQVALMAPTEILAEQHYLNFKKWFEPLGLNVSWLSGKQKGKARTAAEQTIKDGTANVIVGTHALFQDNVEFAKLGLVIIDEQHRFGVDQRLALRNKGVDNTTPHQLVMTATPIPRTLAMSAYGDLDTSVIDELPPGRTPIQTVTIPLDRREEVLQRIAKNCAEGKQAYWVCTLVEQSETLDAQAAEATYAEIKERFPKLNIGLVHGKMKADEKQSVMQQFKDNELQLLIATTVIEVGVDVPNASIMVIENAERLGLSQLHQLRGRVGRGATASFCALLYKNPLSQNGQERLRIMRETNDGFIIAEKDLEIRGPGELLGTKQTGDMGFRVAKLERDDHLLNQAHHVAQQVLKDYPENAEALLKRWLPEAPRYAYV, encoded by the coding sequence ATGGCTACCGTCCATCAATTGCAAGGGGTTGGCAATGCCGCCGCTGCTTTACTTGAAAAACTAAATATTTTCACCACAGACGATCTGCTGTTTCATTTACCACGTGACTATGAAGATCGTAGCACGATCATTGCCATGAACCAATTACAGGTTGGGCGTAGCTATCTCATGGAAGGCGTGGTCAAATCCATCGATATGCCCCCTGGAAAACGCAAATCGATGGCGATTTTGCTACAGGATGATTTCGGTAAAGTCACCTTACGTTTTTATCATATTTATAAAGCCCTGACAGACCGCGCTAAAGCAGGCAATCGTTTAAGAATCTTTGGTGAAGTCCGTGTCGGTGCGCGTGGTTTAGAGCTGTATCATCCTGAAATACAACTCATCACAGAACATACGCCTTTACCTCAGACTGAACTCACAGCCATTTACCCTGCAACCGATGGCTTAACCCAACCAAAACTGCGTGAATATATCAAACAAGCATTGAATCATCATGCCGATGATTTGCCTGAGTTACTACCAGAAAAATTCACCAATGGTTATGCGCTCAAACAAGCACTGGAATATATTCACCATCCCCCTGTGGATGCCAATATGTTGCAACTATCTCAAGGTTCACATCCTGCACAGCAACGCTTAATTTTTGAAGAGTTGGTGGCACATCAAATTAGTTTACTGACCCGTCGTGCTTATATTCAGCAAATCGCAGCACCGTCATTTTCCTACAGTAAAAGTTTTGCCAAACAACTTTTAGCAAGCCTACCTTTTGAAATGACCAATGCTCAAAAACGTGTCTCCAATGAAATTGCCAAAGATCTAAAACAAAACAAACCGATGCTACGCCTTGTACAAGGTGATGTAGGTGCAGGGAAAACCTTGGTTGCAGGCGTGGCAGCTTGTCATGCTTTGGAAGAAGGTTGGCAAGTGGCACTGATGGCACCAACTGAGATTTTAGCTGAACAGCATTATCTAAACTTTAAAAAATGGTTTGAGCCTTTGGGTTTAAATGTGTCTTGGCTTTCAGGCAAACAAAAAGGTAAAGCACGCACTGCCGCTGAACAAACTATTAAAGATGGTACGGCGAATGTCATCGTGGGAACGCATGCGCTTTTTCAGGACAATGTCGAATTTGCCAAATTGGGTTTAGTGATCATTGATGAGCAACATCGTTTTGGGGTCGATCAGCGTTTAGCATTGCGTAATAAAGGCGTGGACAATACCACACCGCACCAACTGGTCATGACGGCTACACCGATTCCTCGTACATTAGCCATGTCTGCTTATGGTGACTTGGATACTTCGGTGATTGATGAATTACCTCCCGGACGCACCCCGATTCAAACCGTGACCATTCCACTGGATCGTCGTGAAGAAGTTTTACAGCGCATCGCCAAAAACTGCGCTGAGGGTAAACAAGCTTATTGGGTATGTACACTGGTTGAGCAATCTGAAACTTTAGATGCACAAGCAGCTGAAGCCACTTATGCAGAAATTAAAGAGCGCTTTCCTAAACTAAATATCGGACTTGTGCATGGAAAAATGAAAGCTGATGAAAAACAATCCGTGATGCAGCAGTTTAAAGACAATGAATTACAGCTTTTGATTGCAACCACCGTGATTGAAGTCGGTGTCGATGTACCCAATGCCTCCATTATGGTGATTGAAAATGCGGAGCGTCTTGGACTTTCTCAGCTACACCAATTACGTGGTCGTGTCGGGCGTGGTGCAACAGCAAGTTTCTGCGCCTTGCTTTATAAAAATCCGCTGTCACAAAATGGACAAGAGCGTTTACGTATCATGCGTGAAACCAATGATGGTTTTATCATTGCAGAAAAGGATCTGGAAATACGTGGACCCGGTGAGTTACTTGGAACAAAGCAAACGGGGGATATGGGCTTTCGTGTCGCAAAACTTGAACGGGATGATCACCTCCTCAATCAAGCCCACCATGTCGCGCAACAAGTTTTAAAAGACTATCCCGAAAATGCAGAAGCATTACTGAAACGATGGTTACCTGAAGCACCGAGATATGCGTATGTATAA
- a CDS encoding NAD(P)H-binding protein, with protein sequence MHILFIGYGKTSQRVAKQLFQQDHQITTVSRSPKEDDFAEHLIQDIQQLDLSYIKSIDVVYVLLAPSRHTTLSSVESYQQTYVDSVQPIVNALSNHPIKRIIVVSSTRVYGENNGEIINDDSPAIPSDEQGHLLLKMEQLWQQAYPNECVIVRPTGIYGTSTVRMLKLAETTKTYPNIHWSNRIHIDELANFLAHLLHVEHPEKSYICTNNQPQPLHEMILKIQREFGLPELVLESERESGKRIFARRIVVNGFKL encoded by the coding sequence ATGCATATTCTATTTATCGGTTATGGTAAAACATCGCAGCGTGTTGCTAAACAATTATTTCAACAAGATCACCAAATTACCACAGTGAGTCGTAGTCCGAAAGAGGATGATTTTGCTGAGCATTTGATTCAGGATATTCAGCAACTTGATTTGTCATACATTAAATCTATTGATGTGGTTTATGTCCTGCTTGCGCCATCTCGACATACGACTTTAAGTTCAGTTGAATCGTATCAGCAGACTTATGTGGATTCTGTCCAACCCATTGTAAATGCTTTAAGCAATCATCCGATTAAACGGATTATCGTGGTGTCATCCACACGAGTCTACGGTGAGAATAACGGTGAAATCATCAATGATGATTCACCAGCGATTCCAAGTGATGAACAAGGTCATTTACTTTTAAAAATGGAACAGTTATGGCAGCAGGCTTATCCCAATGAATGTGTGATTGTACGTCCAACTGGGATTTATGGGACGTCTACAGTGAGAATGCTGAAGTTAGCTGAAACTACAAAAACGTATCCCAATATTCATTGGTCAAATCGGATTCATATCGATGAGCTTGCCAATTTCTTAGCGCATTTACTTCACGTGGAACATCCTGAAAAGTCTTATATTTGTACCAATAATCAACCCCAGCCTTTGCATGAAATGATTTTAAAGATTCAGCGAGAATTTGGGTTGCCTGAGTTGGTTTTGGAGAGTGAGAGGGAGAGTGGGAAAAGGATTTTTGCACGCAGAATAGTAGTGAATGGGTTTAAGTTGTAA